In Populus alba chromosome 4, ASM523922v2, whole genome shotgun sequence, the genomic window GAAATTGCCCTCGGTGGTCAtggaattaacaaaaaaaaaaaaatagtgtgaaaagatcaaaaaaccCCTAGAtacatggtttgatttttttttataccaagGGTAGGCATGTCATTTAgctatatttttacaaatataaaGACAAAAACACACCTTTTagcaagtttttaaattttggccgagagagtaaaatattattttactatgttataaatatttgaaaagataGTTATATTACAGGTTacatttttaatgattaataatctatttaaaaagaTCACAATACCTCCAACACAAAGtcatgtggtttttttaaaaatagtaaaatttgCAATTATACTATTGTTGTGAATAGTGAGTTGTATGTACATGGTAAATCACccttcaactatttttttttttttttttaagtagaagAGAGAAATCCtaggtgtttatttttttgcctaAGAAAACTGTTCACGCTCCTACAAAAACTATTAATGACTATgcattttttttgccttttttacaATCTAGTCCCTCAAGTTTGGTGTTTTTACAATTTGATTactactttttatttcttttcaattgcatcGTTTGAAGTTATGTCTCCATGTTTTATGTGcttaaataatatgttttccttCACTAATCTAATGTGTTGTCAAATGTtgcaacattaaattaatgaaaaattttacaaaataaagttttatttttccttttaaaactaaattgagagataaaaaaaccaagattaagataaaggaagaaacaaaaggaCTTTTCATAAAAGCGCAAAAAGGTTCTATTTAATctctcaagttttattttaattttattttttatccttatcttttttaagttattaCGTTTttgatcctaattttttttttttgttatattttagtcCTAATAGTTGACAGAGaaagtcacaaaaaaaaaaaaaaaaaagttgagaagaGAGAGTTCTCAGCGCGGTTACACGgttgtatttaaaaaacaaaacaaaataccaaGTCTCCAATTTTGCTGGAGTCAACGGCTAGCAAACGCCTCACTAGACCGGCTATACTGAACTGGAACAGCCAGCCATCCTAGCTAGCAGGAACTAGGTCAGattgttcttgatgatttacttgaaaacatttaaacattAGATAATAATCAAAGCAGCCAGTCATGATTCACCCCATGCAAAAGAGCAACAGATGGCTATATTCAAAATGCGTAATAACTTGGAAGCCTCTACAGTGGCATTCGTCACATTTTTTgcatattaacaacaaatcaacacCATACAAAGAAAGGATAATTAATAAACCTAACCATTGTCATTTCGGGTATTTGTAGGACATTTGAAAATTTCTTATTAGTAAAAAGGACTAGAGAATGTCATCTGCTAGTAGGAATGAGGTGTTACAGTTGAAGAACTGCTAGCCCAGAATTGATCTGTCGTGGAGTCTGGTGAAAGTTGCAGTGGGGGAGGAGCATGCTTCAATAGCCAACATCATCGTCCCTAACATTCAACACCTCCTTTCCCTGCTCCataattttctctctcaattcctCTTAATACCTCCAAAACTTCTTCCATAGTTGGCCTCATTTCCCTCTCATGTTGCAAACACAAGAAAGCTAATTCTGCAACTGATGATACCATCTCCCTTACCACGAAATCCTTATCGAATCCAAGAAATGGATCAACCAACTCATTTAAAGCatggttttggattttgttcACTGCCATGTTGGACAAATTAATATCATGCCTATGCCTAGTGATGTCCACTGCTTCTAAAGCTGATATCAGCTCAATCAAGACCACACCATAGCTGTAAACGTCGCTCTTGTTGGTGAGGTGGTAGCATTGATGATACTCCGGATCAAGATATCCAGGCGTCCCTTGAGGAGCAGTCGATACATGAGTTACATCAGTTGGGAACAATCTCGACAAGCCAAAATCAGCCACTTTCACATGGAAGTCGTTGTCTAGGAGAATGTTATTGGTTTTGACATCACGATGTATGACATCTGAAGCGTGGAGGTATGCAAGTGCACTGGCTGTCTCTATAGCAATGCTCAACCGAACAGGCCAAGTGAGCAAACCAGAGTTCGACTGTCTTCCATGAAGATGATCAGCGACAGTTCCGTTAGGCATGTATTCATAAACAAGTAGAAGCTCTCGGCTATGCCTTGAGGTGCATCCATAGAGTTCCACAAGGTTCTTGTTCCGCAATTGAGCCAGGATCTCAACTTCATTCATAAACTGCTCAGCACGTCTCATGTTGCTCTCATATAGGCGCTTGACAGCTACCACACACCCATCCCTGAGCACTCCTGATCATTCAAGCAATTACGTTAAAACTTTAGAAAGGAGTCAGCAAAGAAGTTAATATATGCAAAGTTACTAtactgcaaaataaaataatttcatcttcTAACCATAGTAAACAGTGCCAAACCCTCCATCTCCAAGTTCTTTTGAAGAATCAAAACAATTAGTGGCTTCCTCGAGTTCGTTGTAGCTGAACACCCTGACTCCAAGATAGGTACTGCCCTTATCAAGGTCAGACTTCAAGTTGGCAAGAGAAGGAGTAGCTCGAAAGAAATTAGTTGAAGTAGGTGTAACTACAGGAAGGCCTTGGCTTTGCACTAGCgcagattttcttttcttcacttGTTTGACAACCGTGATCCAGCATCCCACAAAGATAACAAGAACTGCTCCACTTGCCAAGCTGACTCCTGGAAATGATAAAAACGAAACTGCTCAGCTTTTCTTTTCAGTGTTGATTTAATACAGTAATGTAGCAGAGTTGTACCTATTATAAGTGGTTTTCGGTTAGACGACTTCTCTGCATAATTCACGAGAGCGAGAAGCATCAGTTGAAGCTTGAATATAAAGTTTGGAACAAATTTGGGACTTGTTAGCAAGATCAGATAGCAAGAAACTTCTAAAATATGATTGTGgttatcttaattattattgttaatacaAACTAATTCAGGAATTCAGTCAGGTTATGGACACACAGGCTATGGGCCTAAACAACGGCCACAGTAAAGGATGCAGGTTATCCATGGAGAAACAAGCAAAAATGGTGGGTAAAAACAGAGAAAAGCAGGGGAAAACCCTTTTGAGTAATTGAATAGCGCAACCTTTTCCTATCACTGACTGCAACTACTAGAGAAATAAGCATTAATTATTGCGAAACAATTTAGCAGAGCTTAAACGAGAATTATTAACATCtgatgaagaagaaatggaTCATATTGTTGAGTTCAAATGATAACCCCATAGAATTGAACACAGACTCAAGCAAAGAAGCATAATTTTGAACATTGAACCTCTTACATGAACATTGAATGAAtgctataatttattatttactacCAGTAAATGAAGCTACTGGACTTGTGAGCCTTGCAAGCAATTCAAGCATTAATTCTTGAAATCATTGAAGCTTTgcataatttgattaaaaaaaccctCCATATCAATTACCACAAGAAGGCCTACTAGTATTTCTTGAAAGCTACCAAACTCGTAGAAGATTTTGGCTAGTAAAAATTAATATCGATTTTAACTTACCAGGACCAGGAACAGGACAGAGCAGATCATTACAGATGCAAATAGGTTTAGCATCAAACCCACATTGCGTACCAGAATGCTTGGAACACGTCTGACAATCAGCACTGTAAGGATCACTATAACGTACATCAAACCCTTCTCTCAAAACCTCACCAAGTAATGATGACCCTTCAGCCTCAAGT contains:
- the LOC118052509 gene encoding LEAF RUST 10 DISEASE-RESISTANCEUS RECEPTOR-LIKE PROTEIN KINASE-like 1.3 — protein: MRPLGTAAATSFLATLLLFLHLTASFPSNDMSNLSNCNHNLSCGSLTDITHPFTGAQRPPDCGPQEFQLTCNIVDSVTTFMFKSLPYQVTRVNQTSQTLRLSRLDFYDDLPCTHLSSSTTFDNDIFSLGSNNKNLTLFYGCKNLGGFVEEKFKFSCPVPGDLEEGFFKVGDPSGLPSTGWCRTSFQVPFLRSKAHQLEAEGSSLLGEVLREGFDVRYSDPYSADCQTCSKHSGTQCGFDAKPICICNDLLCPVPGPEKSSNRKPLIIGVSLASGAVLVIFVGCWITVVKQVKKRKSALVQSQGLPVVTPTSTNFFRATPSLANLKSDLDKGSTYLGVRVFSYNELEEATNCFDSSKELGDGGFGTVYYGVLRDGCVVAVKRLYESNMRRAEQFMNEVEILAQLRNKNLVELYGCTSRHSRELLLVYEYMPNGTVADHLHGRQSNSGLLTWPVRLSIAIETASALAYLHASDVIHRDVKTNNILLDNDFHVKVADFGLSRLFPTDVTHVSTAPQGTPGYLDPEYHQCYHLTNKSDVYSYGVVLIELISALEAVDITRHRHDINLSNMAVNKIQNHALNELVDPFLGFDKDFVVREMVSSVAELAFLCLQHEREMRPTMEEVLEVLRGIERENYGAGKGGVEC